One segment of Monomorium pharaonis isolate MP-MQ-018 chromosome 6, ASM1337386v2, whole genome shotgun sequence DNA contains the following:
- the LOC105833315 gene encoding NEDD8-conjugating enzyme Ubc12, giving the protein MIKLFSLKQAKKDGESPKAGTQKKASAAQLRITKDINELNLPKTCGTEFPDPDDLLSFKLIICPDEGFYKGGRFVFSFKVGPNYPHEPPKVKCETSVYHPNIDLEGNVCLNILREDWKPVLTINSIVYGLQYLFLEPNPEDPLNKDAADVLQTNRRAFEQNVAKAMRGGYVGSSYFDRCLK; this is encoded by the exons ATGATCAAGCTATTCTCACTGAAACAAGCAAAAAAAGATGGCGAGTCACCCAAGGCTGGTACCCAGAAGAAGGCGTCCGCGGCACAGCTGAGAATCACAAAAG ATATAAACGAACTGAATCTCCCAAAAACGTGCGGGACTGAATTCCCGGATCCCGACGATTTGCTGagctttaaattaatcatttgtcCAGATGAG GGATTTTACAAAGGTGGTAGGTTTGtatttagttttaaagttGGGCCCAATTATCCACACGAGCCACCTAAGGTAAAATGTGAGACTTCGGTGTATCATCCCAATATCGATTTGGAAGGTAATGTGTGCCTCAATATTTTAAGAGAGGACTGGAAGCCTGTGCTCACAATCAACTCCATCGTTTATGGTCTTCAGTATCTCTTCTTA gAACCAAATCCTGAGGACCCATTAAATAAGGATGCAGCCGACGTTTTGCAGACTAACAGACGGGCTTTTGAACAGAACGTAGCAAAAGCGATGCGAGGCGGTTATGTAGGATCCTCTTATTTTGATAGGTGTCTCAAGTGA